The window AATTTGAAAAAGCCTTGAAATACAACGTTGAGGCTTTGGAAATTGCTAATCAAATTAATGATTCTATCTTAATGCATAATGCTTTAAACAATATAGGATTTGTAAATATTAGCTTAGGGAATTTTCAGAATGCATTGGAGTACCTCATGCGTTCATACGAAATGAAAAAGAAATTGAAGGTAACTTATGGTTTAGAACATACATTAAATAATATAGGTTTGGTTTATCAGCAAGCACTGATGTTTGATAGTGCACATCATTATCTTCAAAAAGGTCTGATGGTAGCTAAAAAGAACCAAGACTATGAGTTAATGATTTACTCACAAAATAATATTGGCAATACACATCTCAAGCAATTTGAATTTGATGAGGCAGAAAAATATTTCAGATCCTCTTTAAGATATACGCAGAAGCATGAAAACAGAAATTGGCAGGCCGTAACATTATACGGAATGGGACAGGTTATGCTTTTTAAAGCACAATATGATTCAGCAAGATACTATCTCAACCAATCATTTTCCATCAGAGAGTCCATTAAAGACCAAAAAGGGATGGGAGAAATTTACTTATGGCTAGCAAAATTAAATTTCATGCAAGGCGAGGAAGAACAGTCTCTGTCTTTTTTACGAAAGGGTGATTCCATAGCTAATAAAATCAAAGCCAAGGATTTGCTTATTAAAATAAATGAAGTTGAAGCTATGATTCAGCAAAAATTAGGAAACTTTGAGAAAGCCAATGAAATTCTGAGTACGAATTTAAAGCTCAAAGACTCATTATATGTAAATGCATTAGGTCGTAATCTTAGTTTAATTAACTTAAAACTACGGGAAAATCAAAACAGGATACTTCTACAAGAAAGTCAAATCGCATTAAAAGAAAAGAGTTTTCAAAATTTGGTATACATTTCCATATTAATATTGATAATACCTTTTTCATTTCTACTGGTTCTGATTTTTCAGCGAAATAGAAAAATAAATAATACTCTTAAAAAGCAGAATGATAAGGTAGAGGCCCAAAAGGAAGAGATAGAAACACAAAAAGAGTATTTAGAGCAAAATTTAAAAAAGCTAGAAGATGCTAAAAACGTAATAAGTCAACAAAAAGAAGAATTAGAAATACTTAACCAGCAATTAGCAGGAACTGTTGACAAAAGAAATATTGAACTCAAGTCAGTAAACGAAAGATTGAGAACAACTAGTCTTGAGCTTGATAATTTTATTTATAAATCTTCCCATGACATTAAAGGCCCAATAGTAAGGTTAATGGGTATTTGTGATTTAGCCTTACAAGATGTTGAAGATGCGAAAGCTTTGAACTATTTCAGCATGCTGGATAAGGCTGCATTACGATTGAATATCATTATTGAATCATTGAAATTAATTAGTGAATTGCAGGAAAAACAACTGAAAAATCGATTGATCGATTTTAGGACAATCTTACAAGATTCTTTCAATGAAGCTGCTTACATTGAAAATATTAAAGTATTTAAGCTCAATATTGACATTGAAAAAAACTTCCTTTTCTATTCTGATGAGTCTCTAGTTAAGTTAATAGCATTTAATCTTATTCAGAACTCATTACAGTTAATGAAAAGTGAAAACTTGAAAAATTATCATATTACTTTTTCAGTTTCACAGAAATCTGATGATATTTCTATGCTTTTCAAACTAGATGGCCTTAAATTAATTGATGATGAAACCAATAAATTAATGAATGGATTTTCAAAGGCTCAAAATGAATATGAAAACATTAGTATTGGTTTGTATACTGTAAAACAATGTATCCAAAAATTAAATGGAAACTTAACTATAAAATCTTCAAAGGGAAAAGATACCATTTTCGAAGTTTCACTGCCTAAAACTGTCCAATAGAGCTATTCATCATCTTGAACATTGATTGAAACACTACCGCCCAAAGTGGTAGAAACACCAACTCTTACTCCCCAACCTTTGTATTGAAAATTTTCATATTGAGTAGCAACTTCTATTCTAAAGAATTTCAAGATTCCCTCTAAGGAGTAGCCTATTTCTGAATAATTTTTACTATCAGGTGTAAACAAATAATTTATAAATGCTCCTTCTTTGAACCCCATGAAACGAGTAGCAGGGATTTGAGTGATTAACAACTTTCTAAACCTATGAAAGATAAAATTTTCAGCATAAAACTGATCTGTACTGTACCTATAATAATCTAACAACCTAAAAGATTCAACTGGATCATTTTGCGTGAAAAATGCTCTATTCCCAGCAAAATGCGCATAATCCATAAACCCTAAGGAATTATTATTTAAAAAAGCTCCTATTCTAGTATTAAAATAAGTTCTTCCCTTAGCTCCGAAATCAAATTCATCTTTATACCCAATTTCCAATCGATCAAAATCTACATCACTGCCAAATATACCGTTGAATCCTTTAAAATATGAAAAGGAAAAATTAGTAGCTCGTTGATTAACCGGTCTTTTAATACCATTACTAATTACGTATTTTATAAAAGGCTTATAATGAAATTTTAAATTTGCTGTAAAAGCTGTCTGACCATCAAAATCTGAAATGGGGTTTATATTTACGGGATAATTAGGTGTAAATTCTCTTCGCCAATCAATAATTCTGAAATCCGCTTTATTTAATAGCCTATTCCGTTCCTCGTATTCAACTTCTGCTGACATCCTTAATTTACTTGAAAAACGCTTACTATAATTTAACCTTATAAAATCTTTCTCATAAAGCTTCATGAAATTTTGCTCCCAAATAGTTGTAAAACTAGTATTCAGCAAGGGTAAAACAGCGGGCGCATCATTAAATTGAGACACATAACGCCCTACACGTAATGCTAAATCTCCAGTTTTATATTGATAGCGAGCAAGCACTTTCCCTGTTACTTTATTTCTAGCTACAGAATATCGAACTGTTGGTTTAAAAACTACAAACGAATTTCTGTTATGAAAGCTCCAGTCAACTGTGGATCGATCTATTGTGGAATCTCGATTTAGAGAAATAAACTTCTTCAGACCAATACTGTAATCGAAGTTCAATCCTTCAACAGTATTATAATTTATATTAAATATGGGATTATATATTTTAAATCTCCACTGTCCCGTGCTATCCAGCTTATAATTTCCACCGAATAAAATATCCTGAATTTGGAATGTTGATTTATTCTTATTCTTAACGGAATCTTTGGCTGCTTTTTCTTCCTGAATTACATTTAAGCTATCTAGTTTAGCGTATCCTCTTGTTTCATTAGTTGAAAGAGGGATCGGCCTAATTTGTGCCCAAAAGTTTGAATCTAGATTGAAAGCTGAAGAGTCCATCTTATATTCATATACTCCTATCACATCTTGCTTTGCTAGTGAATCCTGTTGTGTCTTTCTATAGTCTTTCATAATATCTGATAAATCATCAGATTTAACCACTACCTGTTCTTTCTTAGTTTCAACCAATTCATTTGCCTCTTCAATAATTTCTTCTGTCATTCTGCCTTGCTCATCATCACCCTCATCTATTATTTTCAGTTGCTTCGGCAGAGCAGGATTTAATTCAATATTATAATTACTCATAGATGCAAGGTATTTCCCTTCAAATCCTACTCCCATTAGTTTTCCATCTACATCAAACTGATGGGTAATAGGCATCCACGCAAGGTCTTTTATATTTTGATACACTTGCCTTATACGTACTTCTATTCCCAGTTCAACCTGTGCTTTTAAGTCAACTCGAAATAATGCCCAATCTTCTTCCACTAATTGGATGTCGCCTTCAAATACATTTGGGCCTGGTACTTTTGGAATGACTTTAATTTTATTAATGAGATGTTTTCCATCCATAAATGCCCCTAAATGTTTAAATCTATAATAGCGAAATGCTTTGGAAGATAAAGGAGAAATTACAGATGCAATCTCATCTTGATAAAAACTTCCTGCTATGAACCTCATAGGATTAGCGTTAAAGTCTGTTTTCTTAGATGCATAAACAGAAATTACTTTTTCCGAAAATTGATTAGGCCTCCTATAGCTAACTTCACTTACTGATTCTGAAATAATTAAGGTTTCTTCATCTATCCCTTCTTTTTTTAGCATGCTAGATAAATAAAAAGGAATATCCGTAGCTCGACCTTTACCTTTCACATAAACTCTAGCAGAATATGCATCTACTTGCTGACGATGATAACTACTTTTGGCAATAGCCTTTCTCATCATCCAGTTAGCAGGATCTGTTGCTTTTGCAGATGTAGTAACTTCATCTAACAGTAAAGTTTGTTTTGGAAGTTGAACATCTAATTGAATGAATTGGTCTTGTACTGAAATCTGTTTTACTACGGTTTCATAACCTACAAATTTATACTGAAGTGTGTACTCCCCTTCTTCAAGTTGAAGCTCATAATATGCTTCTTGATTTGTAGAGGTACCCGAACCCGTTTCTTGCACATAGATGGTGGCAAAAGGTAATTCTTCTCCACTATCACTATAAACAACTCCTCTAACTCCTACTTGTCCAAAAAGATGTGATACGGATAAAACAAATAAAATTAAGCTTACTAGGTTCTTCATTTTGTTGGTTCTAATGAATGGTTCAAGGTTTTAATTAAGGTTGATAGCTGTAGCTTAACAGAATTTAAATGTAAAGCTTTTTTCCTTTAATTCTATCTAAAACCACATCAGGCACAAGATATTTTACTGAACGGTTATTTTTTATGGATTTTCGTATAAAAGTAGCAGAAATATCCATCATCGGTGCTTCTACAAAACGCACATTTTTATGCTCTTCCAATTCAGATTTTTTAGCATTGGGTCTTGGATAGACTAATAAGCCATAATCTCTTAATATCACATCTGAATTTTTCCATTTCGGGAAGCTCTTCAGATTGTCTTCTCCAATTATCAATTTAAAATGGTGATCAGGGTTTTGATCAGTAAGATAAGCCAGAGTATCAGCCGTATAACTTGGCTTTGGCATATTAAACTCAATATCTGATACTTTCATATGAAAATGGTCCGCTATGGCAGCTTCCACCAAATCATAACGATCAAATTCATGGGCTAAGGATTTTTGCTTTTTAAAAGGACTTTGGGGAGATACAATAAACCACACTTCATCTACATCAGGCTCCTCAAGCATAGTGTTTGCAATTATTAAATGTCCAACATGAATAGGATTAAAGGAACCGAAAAAAAGCCCTACATTTTTACTCATATTACTATTCTTTCAAAAAATCAGACACTAACTTTTCTGCTTTATTAAGTGAGGTAGGTAAATCTTCATTTACCAGAACATAATCAAATTCCTTTTCAAATGTCATCTCAAATTTTGCCTTATATAATCGTTGAGATAAACTGGAGGAGGATTCAGAATTTCTTTTTTTCAATCTATCTTCTAAAACCTCAAGAGAAGGGACTTTAACAAAAACCGCTAAAGCGTTATCACCAAAATATTTTTTCAGCTTTAAACCACCTTTTACATCTACATCAAAAATTACAGCTTTCCCTTGGTCCCAAATTCTTTGAACTTCTTCTTTTAATGTGCCGTAGAAATTGCCCTCGTAGACTTCTTCCCATTCTACAAATTCATCTTTGTCGATCCGGTTTTTGAATTCCTCAACTGAAAGGAAATAGTAATCAACTCCATCTACTTCGCTTCTACCTCTTTTATCACGAGTACATGCTGAGATGGAAAACCCTAGATTAGAATGTTCATTAAGTAAATGTTGTACGATAGTTGTTTTTCCTGAGCCAGAGGGGGCAGAAAATATAATGGCTTTGCCGCTTTCTTTCATTTTGGGGAAGCTGTTTCTAAAATTTTATTTTGAATAGAATTTGCTAAGCCAACCGGAGAGGCTGCAGCTTTGATCCCTGTTTTAAGTTTATCCTTTATCGTTTTACTTAAAAGATATTCTTCTCTGCAGGCTTCACAGTTCTCCAAATGATCCATTAATTCTTGATGTTGCTCTTCAGAAGCTTGCCCGTCAATTACAATTTGTAATAATTCTGTACACGCTTGTTTTTGCTCAACTTCCATGATATGGTTTTTCATTAAAAAATTTGGCTTTGCCAATCAATCTACAAATATGCCCAATGTTTTCTTCTCCTAAAAACTCTCCCAACTATTTTCTTTTATCTTTATAGCCTAAAGAGCTAGCATATTGTTTCAATTTATCTTTTAGTAAATTTCTAGCTCTATGTAATCTACTTCTTACTGTACCTATCGGAATATCAAGAATTTTCGCCATCTCTTCATAGGTAAATCCTTCTAGGTCACACAAAATTATTACAGTTCTAAAATCGACATCAAGCGAATTGAGTGCGTTTGTGATTTCATCCCCTATTAAATGCTGAACAGTTTCAACTCTTAGATCTGTTGTAATATTCTCATTTACAGAATCTGAATTGTAAAAAGTTTCAACCTCTTGGTAATCTACCTTGCTCGGTTGCTTACTTTTTTTCCTATAATTGTTAATGAAACTATTCTTCAAGATTCGAAACAGCCATGCTTTAGCATTGGTTCCCGTTTCAAAGGAATTGATAAAGCGGAAAGCCTTCATAAAAGTTTCTTGCACTAAATCCTTAGCATCATCTTCATCCAAAGTAAGCCTAAAGGCAAAGTTATACATCGCATCAACATGCGGCATAAACTCTTGATTAAAAACTTTTTGCCTATCATTCTTATTGTATGACATACTTTCCCCCACTCTAATTGAAATTTAGTAATTATGTATATAACCCCAATAAAAAAATAAGGTTATCAATTTACTTTTACGATTTATGAAGAAAATGTTAAAGGGAAAGGTTTATAAATTTTTGGATTTATTCACTATTTGATGATTCTATTTCTAGAAGTGATTTAACAATCAAACAAAGTGTGGTTATTTAATCAATTTGTAA is drawn from Marivirga arenosa and contains these coding sequences:
- a CDS encoding tetratricopeptide repeat-containing sensor histidine kinase; amino-acid sequence: MLPKANAQQKITLLHLLIFENWLNQPDSAEIYAEQALIISRRLNDQKNISKSLRLLGGTFNYKGEFEKALKYNVEALEIANQINDSILMHNALNNIGFVNISLGNFQNALEYLMRSYEMKKKLKVTYGLEHTLNNIGLVYQQALMFDSAHHYLQKGLMVAKKNQDYELMIYSQNNIGNTHLKQFEFDEAEKYFRSSLRYTQKHENRNWQAVTLYGMGQVMLFKAQYDSARYYLNQSFSIRESIKDQKGMGEIYLWLAKLNFMQGEEEQSLSFLRKGDSIANKIKAKDLLIKINEVEAMIQQKLGNFEKANEILSTNLKLKDSLYVNALGRNLSLINLKLRENQNRILLQESQIALKEKSFQNLVYISILILIIPFSFLLVLIFQRNRKINNTLKKQNDKVEAQKEEIETQKEYLEQNLKKLEDAKNVISQQKEELEILNQQLAGTVDKRNIELKSVNERLRTTSLELDNFIYKSSHDIKGPIVRLMGICDLALQDVEDAKALNYFSMLDKAALRLNIIIESLKLISELQEKQLKNRLIDFRTILQDSFNEAAYIENIKVFKLNIDIEKNFLFYSDESLVKLIAFNLIQNSLQLMKSENLKNYHITFSVSQKSDDISMLFKLDGLKLIDDETNKLMNGFSKAQNEYENISIGLYTVKQCIQKLNGNLTIKSSKGKDTIFEVSLPKTVQ
- a CDS encoding DUF5686 and carboxypeptidase regulatory-like domain-containing protein, giving the protein MKNLVSLILFVLSVSHLFGQVGVRGVVYSDSGEELPFATIYVQETGSGTSTNQEAYYELQLEEGEYTLQYKFVGYETVVKQISVQDQFIQLDVQLPKQTLLLDEVTTSAKATDPANWMMRKAIAKSSYHRQQVDAYSARVYVKGKGRATDIPFYLSSMLKKEGIDEETLIISESVSEVSYRRPNQFSEKVISVYASKKTDFNANPMRFIAGSFYQDEIASVISPLSSKAFRYYRFKHLGAFMDGKHLINKIKVIPKVPGPNVFEGDIQLVEEDWALFRVDLKAQVELGIEVRIRQVYQNIKDLAWMPITHQFDVDGKLMGVGFEGKYLASMSNYNIELNPALPKQLKIIDEGDDEQGRMTEEIIEEANELVETKKEQVVVKSDDLSDIMKDYRKTQQDSLAKQDVIGVYEYKMDSSAFNLDSNFWAQIRPIPLSTNETRGYAKLDSLNVIQEEKAAKDSVKNKNKSTFQIQDILFGGNYKLDSTGQWRFKIYNPIFNINYNTVEGLNFDYSIGLKKFISLNRDSTIDRSTVDWSFHNRNSFVVFKPTVRYSVARNKVTGKVLARYQYKTGDLALRVGRYVSQFNDAPAVLPLLNTSFTTIWEQNFMKLYEKDFIRLNYSKRFSSKLRMSAEVEYEERNRLLNKADFRIIDWRREFTPNYPVNINPISDFDGQTAFTANLKFHYKPFIKYVISNGIKRPVNQRATNFSFSYFKGFNGIFGSDVDFDRLEIGYKDEFDFGAKGRTYFNTRIGAFLNNNSLGFMDYAHFAGNRAFFTQNDPVESFRLLDYYRYSTDQFYAENFIFHRFRKLLITQIPATRFMGFKEGAFINYLFTPDSKNYSEIGYSLEGILKFFRIEVATQYENFQYKGWGVRVGVSTTLGGSVSINVQDDE
- the nadD gene encoding nicotinate (nicotinamide) nucleotide adenylyltransferase; this encodes MSKNVGLFFGSFNPIHVGHLIIANTMLEEPDVDEVWFIVSPQSPFKKQKSLAHEFDRYDLVEAAIADHFHMKVSDIEFNMPKPSYTADTLAYLTDQNPDHHFKLIIGEDNLKSFPKWKNSDVILRDYGLLVYPRPNAKKSELEEHKNVRFVEAPMMDISATFIRKSIKNNRSVKYLVPDVVLDRIKGKKLYI
- the gmk gene encoding guanylate kinase, which encodes MKESGKAIIFSAPSGSGKTTIVQHLLNEHSNLGFSISACTRDKRGRSEVDGVDYYFLSVEEFKNRIDKDEFVEWEEVYEGNFYGTLKEEVQRIWDQGKAVIFDVDVKGGLKLKKYFGDNALAVFVKVPSLEVLEDRLKKRNSESSSSLSQRLYKAKFEMTFEKEFDYVLVNEDLPTSLNKAEKLVSDFLKE
- a CDS encoding zf-HC2 domain-containing protein; protein product: MKNHIMEVEQKQACTELLQIVIDGQASEEQHQELMDHLENCEACREEYLLSKTIKDKLKTGIKAAASPVGLANSIQNKILETASPK
- a CDS encoding sigma-70 family RNA polymerase sigma factor, translated to MSYNKNDRQKVFNQEFMPHVDAMYNFAFRLTLDEDDAKDLVQETFMKAFRFINSFETGTNAKAWLFRILKNSFINNYRKKSKQPSKVDYQEVETFYNSDSVNENITTDLRVETVQHLIGDEITNALNSLDVDFRTVIILCDLEGFTYEEMAKILDIPIGTVRSRLHRARNLLKDKLKQYASSLGYKDKRK